CACGAAATACAGCACATCACGGGTATCGATCACGCCGCGGGCCATACTGCTGAAATGCGCCTGCATCCCCAAAAGGGCGCCCATGCTGCCGGGCAGGTTGGCGAAACCGAAGTAGAAGACAAAACACAGGAATACCGAGGCAATAAAGGCCACGACCTGATTATCGGTCAGCGACGAGGTAAAGATCCCGATGGCCGAATAACCCGCCACAAGGAACAGCAGTCCGAAATAAGAGCCGATGGTGCTGCCAAAATCGATGTTGCCCTCCGGAAGCGCGAGTCCGTATAATACATACACATACACCAGCGTCGGCAGCAAGGCGATAACAATCAACAGCAGTGATCCGAGGAATTTTCCCAATACTACCTGCCACACCGACAGCGGTTTGGTCAGCAACAGTTCAAGTGTGCCTTGACGTCGCTCATCGGAAAAACTCCGCATCGTAACGGCCGGAATCAGGAAGATGAGTACCCAGGGCGCAAAAGTGAAGAACGGTCCAAGGTCGGCAAAACCGGAATTAAGGATGTTGAAATCGCCGTCAAAGACCCATAAAAACAGGCCGTTGAGCAACAGGAAAACGGCTACGACCAAGTATCCGACGGGCGAGCCGAAAAAGGATTTGATCTCACGCAGGAAAAGTGCTTTCATGCAATATTAGGGCTTACATTTTTCAGTTCTGAGCGGTTGCATCGGTGCAGGGTCGCCGGTTTCCATTTCCACCATCGCATCCCGGAAATACCAGCCGTCCGCATACTTCCCGAGGTAGCCGCGAATTTCGGCAAATATAGGTTGTTTCCGTCCCTTTTCCCATTCGAAACTGCTTTCGTGTATGCTGAAATGGGAAAGCAGTGTCCACCTTCCGCTACAAAGCGCCTGGATGCGGCAGGAGTTTAGGTTGGTGTCGTCGGTCCAGTCGACCACAAGGGCCAGTTCGTCGGTGCCATCAGCGTTGGTATCGCCCATGTTC
This genomic interval from Flavobacterium sp. HJ-32-4 contains the following:
- the gldF gene encoding gliding motility-associated ABC transporter permease subunit GldF: MKALFLREIKSFFGSPVGYLVVAVFLLLNGLFLWVFDGDFNILNSGFADLGPFFTFAPWVLIFLIPAVTMRSFSDERRQGTLELLLTKPLSVWQVVLGKFLGSLLLIVIALLPTLVYVYVLYGLALPEGNIDFGSTIGSYFGLLFLVAGYSAIGIFTSSLTDNQVVAFIASVFLCFVFYFGFANLPGSMGALLGMQAHFSSMARGVIDTRDVLYFVSISLLFLAFTVHKLKVRA